The proteins below are encoded in one region of Bosea sp. BIWAKO-01:
- a CDS encoding MFS transporter encodes MSAATGRRYAPEIVVAAGCLIALITFGPRASAGLFQIPMTLEFGWGRDTFSIAIALQNLLWGLGAPFAGAVADRFGTVRVLCFGALLYAAGLIVMAYATTPMTMHLGAGVLIGFGLSACSFNLVLAAFGKLLPEQWRPMAFGAGTAAGSFGQFLFPPIGNIMIEQIGWHQALVVFAGSVLLVMPLAIMLGTRKTGGAKQVASAVNLPNQSVTQALTEAFKHRSYVLLVLGFFTCGFQLAFITAHMPAYLKDAGLPAWVGGWTLAVIGLANAAGSLGSGWLTSRMPKRHLLAWIYLGRAVAIAAFILLPASPATALAFGVVIGLFWLSTVPPTSSLVMLMFGTKYMAMLYGFAFFSHQVGGFLGVLLGGILYERTGSYEIVWWLSVALGVASALINLPIVEKPVTRAVPQPA; translated from the coding sequence ATGAGTGCGGCCACTGGGCGCAGATACGCGCCCGAAATCGTCGTCGCTGCCGGCTGTCTGATCGCGCTGATCACCTTCGGCCCCCGCGCCAGCGCCGGTCTGTTCCAGATCCCGATGACGCTCGAGTTCGGCTGGGGGCGCGACACGTTCAGTATCGCCATTGCCCTGCAGAACCTGCTCTGGGGCCTTGGCGCCCCCTTTGCCGGCGCTGTGGCCGACCGATTCGGCACGGTGCGGGTGCTGTGCTTCGGTGCACTGCTCTACGCTGCCGGCCTGATCGTCATGGCCTATGCCACGACGCCGATGACGATGCATCTCGGCGCCGGTGTGCTGATCGGCTTCGGCCTCTCGGCCTGTTCGTTCAATCTCGTGCTGGCTGCCTTCGGCAAGCTGCTTCCGGAGCAATGGCGCCCGATGGCGTTCGGTGCCGGCACCGCGGCAGGTTCCTTCGGCCAGTTCCTGTTCCCGCCGATCGGCAACATCATGATCGAGCAGATCGGGTGGCATCAGGCGCTTGTCGTCTTCGCCGGCTCGGTGCTGCTGGTGATGCCGCTCGCCATCATGCTGGGGACCCGCAAGACCGGGGGGGCGAAGCAGGTTGCTTCGGCCGTCAACCTGCCGAACCAGAGCGTCACGCAGGCTCTGACGGAAGCCTTCAAGCATCGCAGCTACGTCCTGCTCGTGCTCGGCTTCTTCACCTGCGGCTTCCAACTCGCCTTCATCACGGCGCATATGCCGGCCTATCTCAAGGATGCCGGGCTGCCGGCCTGGGTCGGCGGCTGGACGCTTGCCGTGATCGGCCTCGCCAATGCGGCGGGTTCTCTCGGCTCCGGCTGGCTGACCTCCCGCATGCCGAAGCGCCATTTGCTGGCCTGGATCTATCTGGGGCGGGCGGTTGCCATCGCCGCCTTCATCCTGCTGCCGGCGAGCCCGGCAACCGCGCTGGCCTTCGGCGTCGTGATCGGCCTGTTCTGGCTCTCGACCGTGCCGCCGACATCCTCGCTGGTCATGCTGATGTTCGGCACGAAATACATGGCAATGCTCTATGGCTTCGCCTTCTTCTCGCATCAGGTCGGCGGCTTCCTCGGCGTGCTGCTCGGCGGCATCCTCTATGAGCGGACCGGCTCCTACGAGATCGTCTGGTGGCTTTCGGTCGCTTTGGGGGTCGCCTCCGCCCTGATCAACCTGCCGATCGTCGAGAAGCCTGTGACGCGCGCGGTGCCGCAGCCCGCCTGA
- a CDS encoding cell wall hydrolase, whose product MRRRTRRIRALGLKWALATVAPWALSVGLLVSFTASAGQNHDGDTLPYSLVRRAAPSPDSVLEEGPSMLVAASAFRLPGLTLSSSIQQAHLSFDDPERRIAIDPRQPREDMKRTASAFPEVDRSAKGDLLPGLRPGLTLTPQPRELERVVFGDNQPGLISGGFALDAVREGESADGPQVGFEPYANDEGLTDPALSDSSPSSPKPIITSPRGAELHLESIDGSTPSVPQPSAQSSSTPVVNYSVATIAPTTPPAVAAARPAAIGKARAPATSVARKSDPGPKQIYTGLILPENMAREQRCLAEAVYFEARSESEEGRAAVAQVVLNRVKSGLYPDTVCGVVYQNRNRYLACQFTFACEGKSLRITEPEPWRASVRIAREVYEGTTYLADVGASTHYHADYVRPYWAKKLKKMDVIGRHVFYQLRPGQT is encoded by the coding sequence TTGCGGCGTCGCACGAGGCGAATCAGGGCGCTGGGTCTGAAATGGGCCCTGGCTACGGTCGCGCCCTGGGCGCTGTCCGTCGGGCTCCTGGTTTCTTTCACCGCATCCGCCGGGCAAAATCACGACGGCGACACGCTTCCCTATTCTCTCGTGCGGCGCGCCGCGCCCTCGCCCGATTCCGTGCTCGAGGAAGGCCCCTCGATGCTGGTCGCGGCCAGCGCCTTCCGCCTGCCGGGCCTCACGCTGTCATCCTCGATCCAGCAGGCTCATCTCTCCTTCGACGACCCCGAACGGCGCATCGCCATCGATCCGCGTCAGCCGCGCGAGGACATGAAGCGCACCGCGAGCGCCTTCCCCGAGGTCGACCGCAGCGCCAAGGGCGACCTGCTGCCGGGCCTGCGCCCGGGCCTGACCCTCACCCCGCAGCCGCGCGAGCTCGAACGTGTCGTCTTCGGCGATAACCAGCCGGGCCTGATCTCCGGTGGTTTTGCGCTCGACGCCGTGCGCGAAGGCGAGAGCGCCGACGGCCCGCAAGTGGGTTTCGAGCCCTATGCCAATGACGAAGGACTGACCGATCCGGCCCTGTCGGATTCCTCGCCGAGTTCGCCGAAGCCGATCATCACCTCGCCGCGCGGGGCCGAGCTGCATCTCGAGAGCATCGACGGCTCGACCCCTTCGGTTCCGCAGCCCTCGGCTCAGTCCTCGTCGACTCCGGTCGTGAACTACAGCGTCGCCACGATCGCGCCGACGACGCCGCCCGCCGTCGCCGCCGCACGGCCCGCCGCCATCGGGAAGGCGAGAGCCCCCGCAACCAGCGTCGCGCGCAAGAGCGATCCGGGGCCGAAGCAGATCTATACCGGGCTGATCCTGCCGGAGAACATGGCGCGCGAGCAGCGCTGCCTCGCGGAAGCCGTCTATTTCGAGGCTCGTTCCGAATCCGAGGAAGGCCGGGCTGCCGTGGCACAGGTCGTGCTCAACCGGGTGAAGAGCGGGCTCTATCCGGATACGGTCTGCGGCGTGGTCTACCAGAACCGCAACCGCTACCTCGCCTGCCAATTCACCTTCGCCTGCGAAGGCAAGTCACTGCGCATCACCGAGCCCGAGCCGTGGCGCGCCTCCGTGCGCATCGCGCGCGAGGTCTATGAGGGAACGACCTATCTCGCGGATGTCGGCGCCTCCACGCATTACCATGCCGACTATGTCCGGCCCTACTGGGCCAAGAAGCTGAAGAAGATGGACGTAATCGGCCGGCACGTCTTCTATCAGCTGAGGCCGGGCCAGACCTAG
- a CDS encoding GDCCVxC domain-containing (seleno)protein, which translates to MQLQSLITCPHCGHAAADTMPTDACQFFYECKGCGALLRPKQGDCCVFCSYGSVPCPPIQEAVNGGSGNLSCCASHGPSGT; encoded by the coding sequence ATGCAGCTTCAGTCTCTGATTACCTGCCCGCATTGCGGACATGCTGCGGCCGACACGATGCCGACCGACGCCTGCCAGTTCTTCTACGAATGCAAGGGATGCGGCGCATTGCTCCGGCCGAAACAGGGCGATTGCTGCGTGTTCTGTTCCTATGGCTCGGTTCCCTGCCCGCCCATTCAGGAGGCTGTGAACGGAGGATCCGGCAACCTGTCCTGCTGCGCCTCTCATGGTCCGAGCGGAACGTGA
- the nadC gene encoding carboxylating nicotinate-nucleotide diphosphorylase produces the protein MSQAVLNPLLITEAVRTALIEDLGRAGDITTLATIPAGKRARAVIAARKSGIIAGLPFAREAFRQYDPSVRFEAGMSDGDRLEPGAIVACIEGEARSVLSAERVALNFMGRLSGIATLAAAYVAKVAGTKAMIVDTRKTTPGLRAFEKYAVRCGGAGNHRYGLDDAILIKDNHVAVAGGIRPALQAAKRQAGNFVKIEIEVDTLAQLEEVLTEGADIVMLDNMSVADLITGVAMVGGRMKVEASGGITLDTVAAIAATGVDMISVGALTHSASVLDLGLDIEIA, from the coding sequence GTGAGCCAAGCCGTCCTCAATCCCCTGCTCATCACCGAGGCGGTGCGTACCGCCCTGATCGAGGATCTCGGCCGGGCCGGTGACATCACCACCCTTGCGACGATCCCGGCCGGCAAGCGGGCACGGGCGGTGATCGCAGCGCGCAAGAGTGGCATCATTGCCGGGCTCCCCTTCGCCCGCGAGGCCTTCCGGCAGTATGATCCGTCGGTTCGCTTCGAGGCCGGCATGTCGGACGGCGACAGGCTCGAGCCCGGCGCCATTGTGGCTTGCATCGAGGGGGAGGCCCGCTCCGTCCTCTCGGCAGAGCGTGTCGCGTTGAATTTCATGGGCCGGCTCTCGGGCATCGCCACGCTGGCCGCGGCCTATGTGGCCAAGGTCGCGGGCACGAAGGCGATGATCGTCGACACCCGCAAGACCACGCCGGGCCTGCGCGCGTTCGAGAAATATGCCGTTCGCTGCGGTGGCGCCGGCAACCATCGCTATGGGCTCGATGACGCCATCCTGATCAAGGACAATCATGTCGCCGTCGCCGGCGGCATTCGCCCCGCATTGCAGGCGGCCAAGCGCCAGGCTGGGAACTTCGTCAAGATCGAGATCGAGGTCGATACCCTGGCCCAACTCGAGGAGGTCCTCACCGAGGGGGCCGACATCGTCATGCTCGACAACATGTCCGTTGCCGATCTGATCACCGGCGTTGCCATGGTCGGCGGGCGCATGAAGGTCGAGGCGTCCGGCGGCATCACGCTCGACACCGTCGCGGCGATTGCGGCGACCGGCGTCGACATGATCTCGGTGGGCGCCCTGACCCATTCCGCCAGCGTGCTCGACCTCGGGCTCGATATCGAGATCGCATGA
- a CDS encoding L-aspartate oxidase, with translation MPDIQADILIVGGGLAGLFTALKLAPLPCTVLAPRPLGEGSSSSWAQGGIAAAMSEGDTAGKHAADTIAAGAGIVDEAIARMVASEAAERVHDLLSYGVPFDRDLAGRLVQSREAAHSEHRVVRVGGDGAGAAIMQALIATVRQTPSITVREGFIAEDLLLTDGACTGVLARGEHGAAREATRFHAVATVLATGGIGHLYALTTNPAEARGEGLAMAARAGATIADAEFVQFHPTALALGLDPAPLATEAIRGDGGILVNAAGERFMLAAHKDAELAPRDIVARAVFAEIAAGRGAFLDARAAIGAAFSERFPAVTAACRMAGIDPATELMPVAPAEHYHMGGVATDAHGCTTLPGLYAAGEVASTGLHGANRLASNSLLEAVVFGARVAEHLKGRPLVMRTRGKPVRMSGTAACLPTAVDQRAISRLRAIMSERAGVVRDGSGLLAASRQLQAIAEAAESSTLVNMASAALIIVAAALARRESRGGHWRSDFPQASAALATRSKLTLSAPPAARRALS, from the coding sequence ATGCCTGACATCCAAGCGGATATCCTCATCGTCGGCGGCGGGCTGGCGGGGCTTTTCACGGCCCTGAAGCTGGCACCGCTGCCCTGCACTGTGCTGGCGCCGCGTCCGCTCGGCGAGGGCTCTTCGTCGAGCTGGGCGCAGGGCGGAATTGCCGCGGCGATGTCCGAGGGCGACACGGCCGGCAAACACGCCGCCGATACGATCGCGGCCGGTGCCGGCATCGTCGACGAGGCCATCGCGCGCATGGTTGCCAGTGAGGCCGCCGAACGCGTCCATGATCTTCTGTCCTATGGCGTGCCCTTCGACCGCGATCTCGCCGGGCGCCTCGTGCAGTCGCGCGAGGCCGCGCATTCGGAACATCGTGTCGTCCGCGTCGGCGGCGATGGTGCCGGCGCCGCGATCATGCAGGCGCTGATTGCGACGGTGCGGCAGACGCCTTCGATTACCGTGCGGGAAGGGTTCATCGCCGAGGACCTGCTTCTCACCGATGGCGCCTGCACGGGTGTGCTGGCGCGCGGCGAGCACGGGGCGGCGCGCGAGGCGACGCGGTTTCATGCCGTCGCAACCGTGTTGGCCACGGGAGGCATCGGCCATCTCTACGCGCTGACCACGAATCCGGCGGAGGCGCGTGGCGAAGGACTGGCCATGGCGGCACGCGCCGGCGCCACGATTGCCGATGCGGAGTTCGTGCAGTTTCATCCAACTGCGCTGGCGCTTGGGCTCGATCCAGCCCCGCTGGCTACCGAAGCGATCCGGGGCGATGGCGGCATTCTCGTCAATGCCGCTGGCGAGCGTTTCATGCTGGCTGCCCACAAGGACGCCGAGCTCGCCCCACGCGATATCGTGGCGCGCGCCGTCTTCGCCGAGATCGCGGCCGGGCGTGGTGCCTTTCTCGATGCACGGGCGGCGATCGGCGCGGCGTTTTCCGAGCGGTTTCCCGCCGTCACCGCCGCCTGCCGCATGGCGGGCATCGATCCAGCGACCGAGCTCATGCCGGTGGCGCCGGCCGAGCACTACCACATGGGTGGCGTGGCGACTGATGCTCATGGTTGCACGACGCTTCCCGGCCTCTATGCCGCCGGTGAAGTGGCCAGCACCGGCCTGCATGGTGCCAACCGGCTCGCTTCGAATTCCCTTCTGGAGGCGGTGGTTTTCGGCGCACGTGTCGCCGAGCACCTGAAGGGCCGTCCGTTGGTGATGAGAACCAGGGGGAAGCCTGTCCGTATGAGCGGCACGGCAGCCTGCCTGCCGACGGCCGTAGACCAGCGCGCGATCTCGCGCTTGCGCGCGATCATGTCGGAGAGGGCTGGCGTGGTGCGTGACGGGTCAGGGCTGCTTGCCGCGTCGCGTCAGCTCCAGGCCATCGCCGAGGCCGCGGAGAGTTCGACGCTCGTCAACATGGCGAGTGCCGCTCTCATCATCGTTGCCGCAGCGCTTGCCCGGCGCGAGAGCCGTGGCGGCCATTGGCGCAGCGATTTCCCGCAAGCCAGCGCGGCGCTCGCGACGCGCAGCAAGCTGACATTATCGGCGCCGCCTGCCGCGCGCCGCGCCCTGTCCTGA
- the nadA gene encoding quinolinate synthase NadA, with the protein MSLGLEKSRGFAADNAVAPVTVARRRDDPRFRPLPMPDLTWTPEVEAATAHLYEKVKAVIPAVEWPFFAPTIKAINELKQVRNAVILGHNYMTPEIFHCVSDIVGDSLQLAKVASKTKAEVIVQGGVHFMAETSKLLSPEKIVLMPDMKAGCSLASSITGADIRLLRERYPGRPVVAYVNTSADVKAEVDICCTSSNAVQVVESLGVPEVIFVPDQYLAKNVAAQTKVKIISWAGACEVHERFTAEELVRYREADPSIKIVAHPECPPEVVAVADYAGSTKGMIDWVKHELPGRVLLVTECSMADNVAAETKGVEFVRPCNLCPHMKRITLPKILESLVYMQHEVVIDPAMAEKARRSVERMVNLTM; encoded by the coding sequence ATGTCTTTGGGCTTGGAAAAGTCTCGGGGCTTCGCGGCCGACAACGCTGTCGCCCCGGTTACTGTCGCGCGCCGCAGGGACGATCCGCGCTTCCGGCCACTGCCGATGCCCGACCTGACCTGGACACCCGAGGTCGAGGCCGCGACGGCGCATCTCTACGAGAAGGTCAAGGCCGTCATTCCAGCGGTGGAATGGCCCTTCTTCGCGCCGACGATCAAGGCGATCAACGAGCTGAAGCAGGTCCGCAACGCGGTCATCCTCGGCCATAACTACATGACGCCGGAGATCTTCCATTGTGTCTCCGACATCGTCGGCGACTCCTTGCAGCTCGCCAAGGTGGCCTCGAAGACCAAGGCAGAGGTCATCGTGCAGGGCGGCGTGCATTTCATGGCCGAGACCTCGAAGTTGCTCAGCCCCGAGAAGATCGTGCTGATGCCGGACATGAAGGCCGGCTGCTCGCTGGCCTCTTCGATCACGGGCGCCGATATCCGCCTGCTGCGCGAGCGCTATCCCGGCCGTCCGGTCGTCGCCTATGTCAACACCTCGGCCGATGTGAAGGCGGAGGTCGATATCTGCTGCACCTCCTCGAATGCCGTGCAGGTGGTCGAGAGCCTGGGCGTGCCGGAAGTCATCTTCGTGCCTGATCAGTATCTGGCGAAGAACGTCGCGGCGCAGACCAAGGTGAAGATCATCTCCTGGGCCGGTGCCTGCGAGGTACATGAGCGCTTCACCGCCGAAGAACTCGTGCGCTACCGCGAGGCCGATCCAAGCATCAAGATCGTTGCCCATCCGGAATGCCCGCCGGAGGTCGTTGCAGTTGCCGATTACGCCGGTTCGACCAAGGGCATGATCGACTGGGTCAAGCATGAGCTGCCTGGCCGCGTCCTGCTCGTCACCGAATGCTCGATGGCGGACAATGTCGCAGCCGAGACGAAGGGCGTCGAATTCGTGCGGCCCTGCAATCTCTGCCCGCATATGAAGCGCATCACCTTGCCCAAGATCCTCGAGTCGCTGGTCTATATGCAGCACGAGGTGGTGATCGATCCGGCGATGGCCGAGAAGGCCCGGCGCTCGGTCGAGCGCATGGTCAACCTGACGATGTAA
- the infA gene encoding translation initiation factor IF-1 encodes MAKEELLEFDGTVVEVLPDGNYRVKLDNDHVILAYAAGKMKKNRIRTIAGDRVVVEMSPYDLDRGRINFRQKTAGPAPGGPPRNQNFRRR; translated from the coding sequence ATGGCGAAAGAAGAACTTCTCGAGTTCGACGGCACGGTGGTCGAGGTGCTGCCCGATGGAAACTATCGGGTGAAGCTCGACAATGACCATGTGATCCTGGCCTACGCGGCCGGCAAGATGAAGAAGAACCGCATCCGCACGATCGCCGGAGACCGGGTCGTCGTCGAGATGTCGCCTTATGATCTTGATCGTGGCCGCATCAACTTCCGTCAGAAGACGGCGGGGCCGGCTCCGGGCGGGCCGCCGCGTAATCAGAACTTCCGTCGGCGCTGA
- a CDS encoding DEAD/DEAH box helicase, giving the protein MTQFTDLGLAEQLLKALAAEGYSKPTPIQAQAIPPILEGKDLFGAAQTGTGKTAAFSLPMLHRLLNNPRRMQPRSVRALILSPTRELAAQIETSIRTYAQFTTVKSAVIFGGVPVGKQIRALGQTVDILVATPGRLLDLVDQRAVSLREIEFLVLDEADQMLDLGFIHALRRIATLIPAKRQTLLFSATMPKQIREIASAYLTNPVEVAVTPVATTAEKVEQRVIFTDPGQKPALLAKTLGVPEMERAIVFTRTKHGADKVVRQLEQSGIKSAAIHGNKSQGQRERALGAFRDGELRILVATDIAARGIDVDGVSHVVNFDLPNVAETYVHRIGRTARAGATGVAIAFCTPEERGDLAAIEKLTRVSLTPVGEVPHWDGRTPKKPPQNQGRGRNGQGSGGGRDHGRPQGQRQGAKPQQAGKPQHAGGQRSETPRNDRPPQRTEAPSARKDSVAGKEGLGGVAFLQQRTEQRRNGGARRRAN; this is encoded by the coding sequence TTGACACAATTTACAGACCTCGGCCTCGCCGAGCAGCTTCTCAAGGCGCTCGCGGCTGAAGGTTACTCCAAGCCGACGCCCATCCAGGCGCAGGCCATCCCCCCTATTCTCGAAGGCAAAGATCTGTTCGGCGCGGCCCAGACGGGCACGGGCAAGACGGCCGCCTTCTCGCTTCCGATGCTGCACCGGTTGCTGAACAACCCCCGGCGCATGCAGCCGCGCTCGGTGCGCGCACTCATCCTGAGCCCGACGCGTGAACTTGCGGCGCAGATCGAGACCAGCATCCGCACCTACGCCCAGTTTACCACGGTCAAATCGGCCGTGATCTTCGGCGGCGTGCCTGTCGGCAAGCAGATCCGTGCGCTCGGCCAGACCGTCGACATCCTCGTCGCCACGCCCGGCCGCCTGCTTGATCTCGTCGACCAGCGCGCAGTCTCGCTGCGCGAGATCGAGTTCCTGGTGCTCGACGAGGCCGATCAGATGCTTGATCTCGGCTTCATCCATGCCTTGCGCCGGATTGCGACGCTGATCCCGGCCAAGCGCCAGACGCTTTTGTTCTCGGCGACCATGCCGAAGCAGATCCGCGAGATCGCCTCGGCCTATCTGACCAATCCGGTCGAGGTCGCGGTGACGCCGGTTGCCACGACTGCCGAGAAGGTCGAGCAGCGCGTCATCTTCACTGACCCCGGCCAAAAGCCGGCCCTGCTGGCCAAGACGCTCGGCGTGCCGGAGATGGAGCGCGCGATCGTGTTCACGCGCACCAAGCATGGTGCAGACAAGGTTGTGCGCCAGCTCGAGCAGTCCGGTATCAAGTCGGCAGCCATCCACGGCAACAAGAGCCAGGGCCAGCGCGAGCGCGCTCTCGGCGCTTTCCGTGATGGCGAACTGCGCATTCTGGTCGCGACCGATATCGCGGCGCGCGGCATCGATGTCGACGGCGTCAGCCATGTCGTCAATTTCGACCTGCCGAACGTTGCGGAAACCTATGTCCACCGCATCGGCCGCACCGCGCGCGCCGGCGCCACCGGCGTCGCCATTGCCTTCTGCACCCCGGAAGAGCGCGGCGATCTGGCGGCGATCGAGAAGCTGACCCGCGTTTCGCTGACCCCGGTCGGCGAGGTGCCGCATTGGGATGGTCGCACGCCCAAGAAGCCGCCGCAGAACCAGGGTCGCGGCCGCAATGGCCAGGGCTCCGGTGGCGGGCGCGATCATGGCCGGCCGCAGGGCCAGCGCCAGGGCGCGAAGCCGCAGCAGGCGGGCAAGCCCCAGCATGCCGGCGGTCAGCGCAGCGAAACTCCGCGCAATGACCGTCCGCCCCAGCGCACTGAGGCGCCTTCGGCGCGAAAAGACAGCGTTGCCGGCAAGGAAGGACTTGGCGGCGTCGCGTTCTTGCAGCAAAGAACAGAGCAACGTCGCAATGGCGGCGCCCGGCGCCGCGCGAACTGA
- a CDS encoding cold-shock protein produces the protein MNKGTVKWFNTTKGYGFITPEAGGQDVFVHISAVERAGLRELRDGQVVSFELIADRKTGKSSAGNLVVA, from the coding sequence ATGAACAAGGGCACCGTGAAGTGGTTCAACACCACCAAGGGCTATGGCTTCATCACCCCTGAGGCCGGCGGCCAGGACGTTTTCGTCCACATCAGCGCTGTCGAGCGTGCTGGCCTGCGCGAGCTGCGCGACGGTCAGGTCGTCTCCTTCGAGCTGATCGCCGATCGCAAGACCGGCAAGTCCTCGGCCGGCAACCTCGTCGTCGCCTGA
- a CDS encoding HAD-IA family hydrolase encodes MPSRALTTIGFDADDTLWQNEQFFRLTEERFVALLGEHGEAAEISGRLLDAERRNLGFYGFGIKGFTLSMIETAIEVTGGNVPASVIAEILAAGREMLAHPVETLPGAQETLEALASEYRLVLITKGDLFDQERKLAQSGLGDFFQAVEIVSDKSVTTYERIFARHGDGPRHAMMVGNSLKSDIVPALQAGAWAVHVPHELTWVLEHAEEPVSEQRYRRLADLGGLVGLLGEIE; translated from the coding sequence GTGCCGTCTCGCGCGCTGACCACGATCGGCTTCGATGCCGATGACACGCTCTGGCAGAACGAGCAGTTCTTCCGGCTGACGGAGGAGCGTTTCGTCGCCCTGCTCGGCGAGCACGGCGAAGCCGCCGAAATCTCCGGCAGGCTGCTGGACGCCGAGCGCCGCAATCTCGGCTTCTACGGATTTGGCATCAAGGGTTTCACGCTCTCGATGATCGAGACCGCGATCGAGGTCACAGGCGGCAATGTGCCGGCTTCCGTCATCGCCGAAATCCTTGCCGCCGGGCGCGAGATGCTGGCGCATCCGGTCGAGACGCTTCCCGGCGCACAGGAAACACTTGAGGCACTGGCCTCCGAATACAGGCTGGTACTGATCACCAAGGGCGATCTCTTCGATCAGGAACGCAAGCTCGCCCAGTCCGGGCTGGGCGATTTCTTCCAGGCGGTCGAGATCGTCAGCGACAAGAGTGTCACGACCTATGAACGCATCTTTGCGCGTCATGGTGACGGGCCCAGACATGCGATGATGGTCGGCAACTCGCTGAAGTCGGACATCGTGCCGGCGCTGCAGGCGGGAGCCTGGGCCGTGCATGTGCCGCATGAGCTGACCTGGGTGCTCGAACATGCCGAGGAACCAGTTTCGGAGCAGCGCTATCGCCGCCTGGCGGATCTTGGTGGCCTCGTCGGGCTTCTTGGCGAGATCGAATGA
- a CDS encoding alpha/beta fold hydrolase, whose amino-acid sequence MQTRIGQLSRPFGKLYYEVTGSGPPIVFAHGLGGNHLSWWQQVAHFSPQYSCVTFAHRGFVPSEPVPGGPDPADYAGDLAALITHLSLERPVLVAQSMGGWSCVDYALANPGKVSGLVMACTTGTLDFGKAGRDISSELAAWQQRVDETLPLWAKSGIHPACGEAFAKRLPALYELYKSIDRINAGLDKALVRQRIWEARNRSPADLATLDCPALFLSGADDLVVPPCGVEAVAAHAARGRFVSVPETGHSVYFEDAARFNAELDRFMSELKA is encoded by the coding sequence ATGCAGACGCGTATCGGCCAACTCTCCCGCCCCTTCGGCAAGCTCTATTACGAGGTCACGGGCTCAGGCCCGCCGATTGTCTTCGCTCATGGGCTGGGCGGCAATCATCTGTCCTGGTGGCAGCAGGTCGCTCATTTCAGTCCGCAGTACAGCTGCGTCACCTTCGCTCATCGCGGTTTCGTGCCGTCGGAGCCGGTGCCCGGAGGCCCCGATCCGGCAGATTATGCCGGCGACCTCGCCGCGCTGATCACCCATCTGTCGCTGGAGCGGCCGGTTCTGGTCGCGCAATCCATGGGCGGCTGGAGTTGTGTCGATTATGCGCTGGCGAACCCCGGGAAGGTGAGCGGGCTCGTCATGGCCTGCACCACCGGCACGCTCGATTTCGGCAAGGCCGGAAGGGATATCTCGAGCGAACTCGCGGCCTGGCAGCAGCGTGTCGATGAGACACTGCCGCTTTGGGCCAAGAGCGGCATCCATCCCGCTTGCGGCGAGGCCTTCGCGAAACGCTTGCCGGCGCTCTACGAACTCTACAAATCGATCGACCGCATCAATGCAGGTCTGGACAAGGCCCTGGTTCGGCAACGCATCTGGGAGGCGCGCAACCGCTCGCCGGCCGACCTCGCCACGCTCGATTGTCCCGCCTTGTTCCTGTCCGGCGCCGACGACCTCGTCGTCCCGCCTTGTGGCGTCGAGGCGGTCGCTGCCCATGCCGCGCGGGGGCGCTTCGTCAGTGTTCCCGAAACCGGCCATTCCGTCTATTTCGAGGATGCGGCGCGCTTCAATGCCGAGCTCGACCGCTTCATGTCCGAGTTGAAAGCCTGA